Proteins from a single region of Lysinibacillus sp. JNUCC-52:
- a CDS encoding cell wall hydrolase, translated as MKIAVIKTNEAQTALLARLMRSEAEGEGELGMLMVGNVGVNRVRADCLDFGDIRTLEQMIYQRPGGFEATTKSYFYQRARDQDIRLARRVIEGERFHPATRSLWFFRPEGGCPEQWYGQWNTGRYKSHCFFSPTEEDCPQI; from the coding sequence TTGAAAATCGCTGTTATAAAGACGAATGAAGCACAAACTGCTTTGCTTGCAAGGCTTATGCGTTCGGAAGCTGAGGGTGAAGGTGAACTGGGCATGCTAATGGTTGGCAATGTTGGCGTCAATCGTGTACGAGCAGATTGTCTCGATTTTGGTGATATTCGAACACTCGAGCAAATGATTTATCAACGTCCAGGGGGGTTTGAAGCTACAACAAAAAGTTATTTTTATCAACGGGCACGTGATCAAGACATTCGATTAGCAAGAAGGGTTATTGAAGGTGAAAGGTTCCATCCGGCTACTCGCTCACTGTGGTTTTTCAGACCTGAGGGCGGTTGCCCTGAACAATGGTATGGTCAATGGAATACGGGGCGTTACAAATCGCATTGCTTCTTCTCACCAACTGAAGAAGATTGTCCTCAAATTTAA
- the gerQ gene encoding spore coat protein GerQ — protein MMPYYWTPTTQQQMTPPPVTLPSGRPPGREESYIENILRLNRGKPGTFHFSFEHAVEQGKNTKTVRGVVEAAGRDHVILREIKSNHRFLFPMIYFDFAEFDEEMSYFNQNP, from the coding sequence ATGATGCCTTACTATTGGACACCGACAACTCAACAACAAATGACACCTCCTCCAGTGACGCTTCCAAGCGGACGGCCACCTGGACGTGAGGAGTCGTACATTGAAAACATCTTACGTTTGAATCGAGGAAAACCTGGAACATTCCACTTTTCCTTTGAACATGCTGTTGAGCAAGGAAAAAACACAAAAACGGTACGTGGTGTAGTAGAAGCTGCAGGTAGGGACCATGTTATTTTAAGAGAAATTAAGTCAAATCACCGCTTTTTATTCCCAATGATTTACTTTGATTTCGCTGAATTCGATGAGGAAATGTCTTATTTCAATCAAAATCCATAA
- a CDS encoding M20 family metallopeptidase: MEKLFNLLDECFDEMVAIRRHLHQNPEISFEEVETPAYIAAFHKALGHEVREQVGERGVVATLRGAKQGKTVALRADFDALAIQEENDVPYKSKIDGKMHACGHDGHTATLLGLAKVLNAMKDELAGNVVFIHQHAEEVAPGGAKPMIEDGCLDGVDVIFGTHLWAPTPLGDILVREGAIMAAADKVEIVLQGKGGHGAEPHHSIDAVVLASQFVINAQQLVARRIDPLKSAVLTIGHFEAINPFNVIADRVVLTGTVRTFEEQVRTQMEHELEAILKATCLAFGASYEYRYTRGYPPVYNHVKETQFVQQLAADIPGVKNVITCPPFMIGEDFAYYLENIPGTFFFTGAKKPEWETAYPHHHARFDFDERAMLIAAKTLGKATLQYLQGNN, translated from the coding sequence ATGGAAAAATTATTTAATTTGCTTGATGAGTGCTTTGATGAGATGGTAGCAATTCGTCGTCATTTACATCAGAATCCGGAAATCTCCTTTGAAGAAGTGGAAACACCTGCCTACATAGCAGCTTTTCATAAAGCATTAGGGCATGAAGTAAGGGAGCAAGTCGGTGAACGAGGCGTCGTGGCAACGTTACGTGGTGCAAAGCAAGGAAAAACGGTGGCGTTACGTGCTGATTTTGACGCATTAGCCATCCAAGAGGAAAATGATGTGCCTTATAAGTCTAAGATCGACGGTAAAATGCATGCTTGTGGACATGATGGGCATACCGCAACACTACTTGGACTTGCCAAAGTACTAAATGCTATGAAGGATGAGCTTGCAGGCAATGTAGTGTTCATTCATCAGCATGCAGAGGAAGTTGCGCCAGGCGGAGCAAAGCCGATGATAGAAGATGGTTGTCTTGATGGGGTAGACGTAATATTTGGTACACATTTATGGGCACCGACGCCACTTGGGGATATTTTAGTGAGAGAGGGGGCGATTATGGCGGCTGCTGATAAAGTGGAAATTGTTTTACAAGGAAAAGGAGGACATGGTGCAGAGCCACATCATTCCATCGATGCGGTTGTACTAGCTTCTCAATTTGTGATAAATGCCCAGCAATTAGTCGCTCGTCGTATAGACCCTTTAAAATCTGCCGTCTTAACAATTGGACATTTTGAAGCGATAAATCCATTTAATGTGATTGCAGATCGAGTAGTTTTAACTGGTACTGTAAGGACTTTTGAGGAGCAAGTACGTACACAAATGGAACATGAGCTAGAGGCAATATTAAAAGCTACGTGTCTTGCCTTTGGTGCAAGTTATGAATATCGTTATACAAGAGGATATCCACCCGTATATAATCATGTGAAAGAAACACAATTTGTTCAACAGCTTGCAGCGGATATTCCTGGGGTGAAAAATGTTATTACGTGCCCACCGTTTATGATTGGAGAAGATTTTGCGTATTATCTGGAGAACATTCCTGGTACGTTTTTCTTTACAGGTGCCAAAAAACCTGAGTGGGAAACAGCCTATCCACATCATCATGCACGTTTTGATTTTGACGAACGTGCAATGCTAATTGCAGCAAAAACATTAGGAAAAGCGACTTTACAATATTTGCAAGGGAATAACTAG
- a CDS encoding DUF423 domain-containing protein, which translates to MKKFIVTGALHGFLAVALGAFGAHALKDIVDDYGLSIWETAVQYQMFHATGLLIIGLLMSSKLLGEVKQLKLAGIFFNLGIVFFAGSLYVLAVSGIKVLGAITPIGGVLFLAGWVLIIVSALKHAK; encoded by the coding sequence ATGAAAAAATTTATTGTCACAGGTGCACTTCATGGTTTTTTAGCAGTAGCATTAGGTGCATTTGGTGCACATGCTTTAAAGGATATTGTAGATGATTATGGTCTTAGCATTTGGGAAACAGCTGTGCAATATCAAATGTTCCATGCTACGGGTTTACTCATAATCGGTCTATTAATGAGCTCGAAATTGCTAGGTGAGGTCAAACAATTAAAGTTAGCGGGAATTTTCTTTAACCTAGGGATTGTGTTTTTTGCAGGTAGCCTATATGTGTTAGCGGTAAGCGGCATTAAAGTACTTGGGGCAATTACACCAATAGGTGGTGTGTTATTTTTAGCCGGTTGGGTTTTGATTATTGTTAGTGCATTAAAACATGCAAAATGA
- a CDS encoding YwdI family protein: MISYEAVMQQLEKQLASANNATNEQQIREALTAIRALCDVVLDLPTNNTNMQPKHLPQMLVTEQKPSTLNATKIQHDDGANGDSIFDF; the protein is encoded by the coding sequence ATGATTTCATATGAAGCTGTCATGCAGCAACTTGAAAAACAATTAGCTAGTGCAAATAATGCAACGAATGAACAGCAAATTCGCGAGGCACTGACAGCCATTCGTGCATTATGTGATGTAGTACTGGATTTACCTACAAATAACACAAACATGCAACCAAAACATTTACCACAAATGTTAGTTACAGAGCAAAAGCCATCTACTTTAAATGCAACAAAGATACAGCATGACGATGGTGCAAATGGGGATTCGATTTTTGATTTTTAA
- a CDS encoding uracil-DNA glycosylase, which yields MQVNCFKCHYFKVTWDPQTPRACVAYGFKTKQLPSVVVKQSSGMDCLKFVPKAEGERAQ from the coding sequence ATGCAGGTAAATTGTTTTAAATGTCATTATTTCAAAGTAACATGGGACCCGCAAACACCGCGTGCTTGTGTAGCATACGGCTTTAAAACAAAGCAACTACCATCAGTTGTTGTCAAACAATCGTCTGGCATGGACTGCCTAAAATTTGTGCCAAAAGCAGAAGGTGAGAGAGCGCAATGA
- a CDS encoding uracil-DNA glycosylase — MKEVFPNDWQTILADELEKPYYQQLRQFVAHEYSTQTIYPPISDVMNAFHCTAYRDVKVVILGQDPYHGPNQAHGLSFSVKPDVPHPPSLRNMLQELQDDIGCPVPQHGTLTKWAQQGVLLLNTVLTVRAGQAHSHKNQGWEQFTDAVIEKLAARPKPIIFVLWGKPAQRKKQIIYQHATPHVILEAPHPSPLSAYRGFFGSKPYSKINEQLNDWGEQPIDWCLG; from the coding sequence ATGAAAGAAGTATTCCCAAATGATTGGCAAACAATACTAGCAGATGAATTAGAAAAACCATACTACCAACAGTTACGTCAATTTGTGGCACATGAATATTCGACACAGACGATATATCCACCGATAAGCGATGTAATGAATGCATTTCATTGTACTGCTTATCGTGATGTAAAAGTTGTAATTTTAGGGCAAGATCCATACCATGGCCCGAACCAAGCACATGGCTTAAGTTTTTCTGTGAAGCCAGATGTTCCACACCCGCCAAGCTTACGCAATATGCTACAGGAATTACAAGACGATATTGGCTGCCCAGTTCCTCAGCATGGTACGTTAACGAAATGGGCACAGCAGGGTGTCCTGCTTTTAAATACTGTACTAACAGTCAGGGCGGGACAGGCCCATTCTCATAAGAACCAAGGATGGGAACAGTTCACAGACGCTGTTATTGAAAAACTGGCAGCGCGACCAAAACCAATTATCTTTGTGCTATGGGGCAAACCAGCACAGCGTAAAAAGCAAATAATTTATCAACATGCAACACCCCATGTCATTTTAGAAGCGCCACATCCAAGTCCATTAAGTGCCTATAGAGGCTTTTTTGGCAGCAAACCGTATTCAAAAATAAATGAGCAATTAAATGATTGGGGAGAACAGCCAATCGATTGGTGTCTAGGGTAA
- the thiD gene encoding bifunctional hydroxymethylpyrimidine kinase/phosphomethylpyrimidine kinase, with the protein MALKKTLTIAGSDTSGGAGMQADIKTFQEHGTYGMVALTVVVTMDPNGWTHNVTPLPTELLQKQIDTALSTGIDAVKTGMLSTEEIIRIAGEAIAKSGTSNVVIDPVMVCKGDDEVLNPGNTDAMIQYLLPLAAVTTPNLFEAGQLAGTGTPKSIDDMKTAARKIHELGAKAVVIKGGKALATEKATDLFFDGETFYLLESEKVASTYNHGAGCTFAASVTANLANGLSVKEAVIEAKEFVSAAIAHGWALNDYVGPVMHGAKSRFGAPEVTVTEI; encoded by the coding sequence ATGGCTCTTAAAAAAACTTTAACAATTGCAGGTTCAGACACATCTGGTGGCGCTGGCATGCAAGCTGACATTAAAACATTCCAAGAACATGGCACATACGGTATGGTGGCACTAACAGTAGTTGTTACAATGGATCCAAATGGTTGGACACATAATGTAACTCCATTACCAACAGAGCTTCTTCAAAAACAAATTGATACAGCATTATCTACAGGCATTGATGCAGTAAAAACAGGTATGCTTTCAACAGAGGAAATTATTCGCATAGCTGGTGAAGCAATCGCAAAATCTGGTACTTCTAATGTTGTAATTGATCCTGTTATGGTGTGTAAAGGTGATGATGAAGTATTAAATCCTGGGAACACTGACGCTATGATTCAATATCTTCTACCGCTAGCTGCAGTTACAACACCGAACCTTTTTGAAGCTGGTCAATTAGCTGGCACAGGTACACCTAAGTCAATTGATGACATGAAAACAGCAGCTCGTAAAATTCATGAGCTAGGTGCAAAAGCCGTTGTCATTAAAGGTGGTAAAGCATTAGCAACAGAAAAAGCAACAGACTTATTTTTTGATGGTGAGACATTCTACTTATTAGAATCAGAAAAAGTGGCTTCTACTTATAATCATGGTGCAGGCTGTACATTCGCTGCATCAGTTACAGCTAATTTAGCTAATGGTCTATCTGTGAAAGAAGCTGTAATTGAAGCAAAAGAATTTGTTTCAGCTGCTATCGCACATGGTTGGGCGTTAAACGACTATGTTGGACCAGTAATGCACGGTGCGAAATCTCGCTTTGGCGCTCCAGAAGTGACTGTAACTGAAATTTAA
- a CDS encoding acyl-CoA thioesterase: MKDYKFCKESRVMRTSRVFPNDVNNHNTLFGGRLMSDIDQVASISAAKHSRRDCVTASTDSVDFLQPIRPTDSVYFESYVTWTGTSSMEVFVKVISENLKTGERKVAATALLTFVALDEHNQPTAVPRVIPETVEETKLHETASERAKARAERKKESKALASFISMNDPWDYRLELMVNYM; the protein is encoded by the coding sequence ATGAAGGATTATAAGTTTTGTAAAGAATCTAGAGTTATGCGGACAAGTCGTGTTTTTCCGAATGATGTAAACAATCATAATACACTTTTTGGTGGTCGCTTAATGAGTGATATCGATCAAGTCGCATCAATTTCCGCAGCCAAACATAGTAGAAGAGATTGTGTCACTGCCTCCACAGATTCAGTCGATTTCTTACAACCTATTCGACCGACGGACTCTGTTTATTTTGAATCCTATGTGACATGGACAGGGACTTCTTCGATGGAGGTGTTTGTGAAAGTTATTTCGGAAAATCTTAAAACAGGTGAGCGAAAAGTTGCTGCGACAGCATTATTAACCTTTGTCGCCCTTGATGAACATAATCAGCCTACGGCAGTTCCGCGTGTTATACCTGAAACAGTTGAGGAAACTAAATTGCATGAGACTGCCTCTGAACGAGCAAAAGCACGGGCGGAGCGTAAAAAGGAAAGTAAAGCATTAGCTAGTTTTATCTCTATGAACGATCCATGGGATTATCGGCTCGAACTAATGGTTAACTATATGTAA
- a CDS encoding YojF family protein — MQEVQVETLQELLNSFANKDVYIHLETTNGSYAAHYDEKFFNAGAFIRNAKINYELAKVVDDSPHRVGLKMAHGWVYAQGITHYELDDLGRLLMAGLDYSGKLAIALEISETPFTY, encoded by the coding sequence ATGCAAGAAGTACAAGTAGAGACGTTGCAAGAATTACTAAATTCTTTCGCCAACAAAGACGTTTATATCCATCTTGAGACGACAAACGGTTCTTACGCAGCACACTATGATGAAAAGTTTTTTAACGCTGGTGCATTCATACGTAATGCAAAAATTAATTACGAACTGGCAAAAGTGGTAGATGACTCTCCACATCGTGTCGGCTTAAAAATGGCACATGGTTGGGTTTATGCTCAAGGCATTACACATTATGAATTAGATGATTTAGGCCGTTTGTTAATGGCTGGACTAGACTATTCAGGTAAATTGGCGATAGCACTTGAAATTAGCGAAACGCCATTTACTTATTAA
- the bshB2 gene encoding bacillithiol biosynthesis deacetylase BshB2, which translates to MNLQPQRHILIVYPHPDDEAFSVAGTIAYYTKKMNTPVTYACLTLGEMGRNLGNPPFATRESLPEIRRKELVAAADAMGIQDLRMLGLRDKTIEFEDDEKMVKLVEGLIEELMPSLIFTFLPGFAVHPDHEATARAVVEAVRRMPKAARPQILACAFANDTLEKNGEPHVEIDIREMKMDKLQALQAHASQTGWMMQETEKRIDDGEPMSESWLNVEKFYIVNPDNYIK; encoded by the coding sequence TTGAATTTACAACCACAACGTCATATTTTAATTGTTTACCCTCACCCAGATGATGAGGCTTTTTCAGTTGCTGGAACGATTGCCTATTATACAAAAAAGATGAATACACCTGTTACATATGCCTGCCTAACATTGGGTGAAATGGGTCGTAATTTAGGAAATCCACCTTTCGCTACGCGTGAATCGTTGCCAGAAATACGCCGCAAGGAGCTAGTTGCTGCAGCAGATGCTATGGGTATTCAAGATTTACGCATGCTCGGCCTACGCGATAAAACAATTGAATTTGAAGATGATGAAAAAATGGTCAAACTCGTGGAGGGGCTAATCGAAGAATTGATGCCATCGCTTATTTTCACGTTCCTTCCAGGCTTTGCAGTGCATCCTGACCACGAAGCAACAGCACGTGCAGTTGTTGAGGCTGTTCGTCGCATGCCTAAAGCAGCACGCCCTCAAATTTTAGCGTGTGCCTTTGCTAATGATACACTCGAGAAAAACGGTGAGCCACATGTAGAAATCGATATTCGCGAAATGAAGATGGATAAATTACAGGCATTACAAGCTCACGCTTCACAAACAGGTTGGATGATGCAAGAAACAGAAAAACGCATTGACGACGGAGAGCCAATGAGCGAAAGCTGGCTGAATGTTGAAAAGTTCTACATTGTTAATCCTGACAATTATATAAAATAA
- a CDS encoding TerC family protein, with amino-acid sequence MDIIHGILSTYMQFFDWDMWKQVLADPVSWGLISSLVVIEGLLSADNALVLAVLVKHLPDKQRKRALMYGMLGAYFFRFLFIGIGVYLVEFWFIKVLGALYLGWISIAHFLQLGQEDSVKEVKKSGLMVRIFGVFWATVIAVELMDIAFSIDSIFAAFAISDQVWVLLVGGMLGILMMRTIAGLFLIIIEKIPELEATAFIIIGIIAIKMLVTVFGIHVPHYIFFVILVIAFVLTMIIHVINKLKVAK; translated from the coding sequence TTGGACATTATTCATGGGATACTATCTACATATATGCAATTTTTCGATTGGGACATGTGGAAACAAGTATTGGCAGATCCAGTATCATGGGGATTAATTTCATCGCTCGTTGTAATTGAAGGATTACTTTCAGCGGATAATGCCCTTGTACTCGCGGTACTTGTCAAACATTTACCAGATAAGCAACGGAAACGGGCATTAATGTATGGTATGCTTGGCGCTTATTTTTTCCGTTTTTTATTTATTGGAATTGGTGTGTATCTCGTAGAATTTTGGTTTATTAAAGTGTTAGGGGCTTTGTATTTAGGGTGGATTAGTATCGCTCATTTTTTACAACTAGGACAAGAGGATAGTGTCAAAGAAGTAAAAAAGTCTGGCTTAATGGTACGCATTTTTGGCGTATTTTGGGCAACGGTTATTGCAGTTGAGTTAATGGATATTGCTTTTTCGATTGATTCAATATTTGCTGCATTTGCGATATCTGATCAAGTTTGGGTACTATTAGTTGGCGGAATGTTAGGCATTTTAATGATGCGAACAATAGCAGGTTTATTTTTAATTATTATTGAAAAAATACCAGAGTTAGAAGCAACAGCTTTTATTATTATTGGCATTATTGCAATCAAGATGTTAGTGACTGTGTTTGGTATACATGTACCACATTATATATTTTTTGTAATCTTAGTGATTGCGTTTGTTTTAACGATGATTATTCATGTAATCAATAAATTAAAAGTAGCGAAATAA
- the ilvA gene encoding threonine ammonia-lyase IlvA, whose amino-acid sequence MEVADTKTVQVENILIAHHFLKDVVVHTPLQKNDYLSEKYGAHIYFKREDLQHVRSFKLRGAYYKIKKIEEEAREAGVVCASAGNHAQGVAYACAQLKIQASIFMPQTTPKQKIDQVRMFGRDCVEIILAGDTFDDAAESAMVYCEEQGKIFIHPFDDFDVIAGQGTVAVEIMNDMEEPIDYVFGSIGGGGLMSGVSAYVKNLSPNSKIIGVEPAGAGSMKAAFAEGGAVALDWIDKFVDGAAVKCVGHHTYDVCRRYLDDIVLVPEGKVCTTILDLYNKHAIIAEPAGALSVAALDSYKEEIKGKSVVVIISGGNNDIGRMQEIKEKSLIHEGLLYYFIVSFPQRAGALRQFLTSVVGPNDDITTFEYTKKNNKESGPALVGIELGNRDDYDGLLRRMKEFGFNYKEVNNDIQLFGLLV is encoded by the coding sequence ATGGAAGTAGCTGATACTAAAACGGTGCAAGTAGAAAATATCTTAATTGCACATCACTTTTTAAAGGATGTAGTGGTACATACACCACTGCAGAAAAACGATTATTTATCGGAGAAATACGGAGCCCATATTTATTTCAAACGCGAAGATTTACAACATGTTCGCTCTTTTAAACTACGTGGTGCTTACTATAAAATTAAAAAAATTGAGGAAGAAGCTCGTGAAGCAGGTGTAGTTTGTGCAAGCGCAGGAAATCATGCACAAGGTGTTGCGTATGCCTGTGCACAACTAAAGATTCAAGCTAGCATTTTCATGCCTCAAACTACCCCTAAACAAAAGATTGACCAAGTTCGAATGTTTGGCCGTGATTGTGTTGAAATTATTTTAGCAGGAGATACGTTTGATGATGCTGCTGAAAGTGCAATGGTCTACTGCGAGGAACAAGGTAAAATCTTTATCCATCCTTTCGATGATTTTGACGTCATCGCTGGACAAGGAACGGTCGCTGTTGAAATAATGAACGACATGGAAGAACCAATCGACTATGTATTCGGTAGTATCGGTGGTGGCGGATTAATGTCAGGTGTTTCAGCTTATGTGAAAAACCTCTCCCCCAACAGTAAAATTATCGGTGTAGAGCCAGCTGGCGCAGGCAGTATGAAAGCCGCGTTTGCAGAAGGCGGTGCAGTGGCTCTTGATTGGATTGACAAATTCGTAGATGGTGCGGCCGTAAAATGCGTTGGTCACCACACATATGATGTTTGTCGTCGTTACTTAGACGATATCGTACTCGTTCCTGAAGGAAAAGTATGTACAACAATATTAGATTTGTACAATAAACACGCTATTATCGCTGAACCAGCTGGCGCGTTATCGGTCGCTGCTCTTGATAGCTATAAAGAAGAAATTAAAGGAAAATCTGTCGTCGTGATTATTAGCGGTGGTAATAATGACATTGGCCGTATGCAAGAAATAAAAGAGAAATCTTTAATTCATGAAGGATTACTATACTACTTTATCGTAAGTTTCCCTCAACGTGCAGGTGCACTTCGCCAATTCCTTACAAGTGTTGTAGGGCCAAATGATGATATTACTACATTTGAATATACAAAGAAAAACAACAAGGAAAGTGGCCCAGCCTTAGTCGGCATCGAACTCGGTAATCGCGATGACTATGACGGATTACTAAGACGCATGAAAGAGTTTGGATTCAACTACAAAGAAGTAAATAACGATATCCAATTATTTGGCTTACTCGTATAA
- a CDS encoding right-handed parallel beta-helix repeat-containing protein, translated as MKKVYVILLLTVATVLVFVLYNKEDKQNQAIYVATDGNDQYDGTKSKPYRTLKKAASEANAGTTVFIRKGNYHEKLVVKHSGTKSKPITFKAYNKEKVVLSGEDMKDVEGDTAIVAINNKNHVTISDLTIQDLFTDLADETVIGLYVTGSSSHITLKNNHVQRIETNAADGNGHGIAIYGTGTMKDINISHNTLEDLKLGASESLVLNGNIDGFQVDNNIVRRSDNIGIDLIGYEGISKDKTVDFVRNGVVKNNIVTEISSYGNPAYGKDYSAGGIYVDGGKNITIEKNTVYKNDIGIEATSEHAKKYADNITIKNNNIYENFYTGISIGGYDEHRGGTRNSTISQNILYRNDTKGLGGGQLLLQYETKNNVIERNILTAGPSRIFISNYFTTNQKNKLIKNVFHKEKGEKGIWVWKEQEYTSFSKFQKASKSDNKSSYIDPKYLNANEYDFRLEEDSPAKKIVD; from the coding sequence ATGAAAAAAGTTTATGTAATCCTCTTACTTACAGTTGCTACGGTGCTTGTCTTTGTTTTATACAATAAAGAAGATAAGCAAAATCAAGCTATTTATGTTGCGACAGATGGAAATGATCAATATGATGGTACAAAATCAAAGCCATATCGTACCTTAAAAAAAGCGGCTTCAGAAGCAAATGCTGGTACTACCGTTTTTATACGAAAAGGAAACTATCATGAAAAGCTTGTCGTAAAACATAGTGGCACAAAGTCAAAACCCATTACATTTAAAGCTTACAATAAGGAGAAAGTTGTTCTTAGTGGAGAAGACATGAAGGATGTTGAAGGGGATACAGCTATAGTAGCGATAAATAATAAAAATCATGTGACTATCAGTGATCTAACTATTCAGGATTTATTTACTGATTTAGCAGATGAAACAGTAATAGGGCTATATGTTACAGGCTCTAGTAGCCATATTACACTGAAAAATAATCATGTGCAGCGCATTGAAACAAATGCAGCTGATGGGAATGGGCATGGGATTGCTATATACGGAACAGGCACAATGAAAGATATAAATATTTCTCATAATACGTTGGAAGATTTGAAACTTGGAGCTAGTGAATCACTTGTTCTAAATGGAAATATTGACGGTTTTCAAGTAGATAATAATATAGTCCGTCGGAGTGATAATATCGGGATTGATTTGATTGGTTATGAAGGCATTTCAAAAGATAAAACAGTAGACTTTGTGCGGAATGGCGTCGTCAAAAATAATATAGTTACTGAAATCTCCTCTTACGGCAATCCCGCATATGGGAAAGATTATTCTGCAGGCGGAATTTATGTTGATGGTGGAAAAAATATAACTATTGAGAAGAATACTGTTTATAAAAATGATATTGGAATAGAAGCTACCTCCGAGCATGCTAAAAAATACGCTGATAACATTACAATAAAGAATAATAATATTTATGAAAACTTTTATACTGGGATATCGATAGGTGGTTATGATGAACATCGAGGAGGAACGAGGAATTCTACTATTTCTCAAAATATTCTTTATCGAAATGACACGAAGGGGTTAGGTGGGGGACAACTATTATTACAATATGAAACAAAAAACAATGTAATAGAAAGAAATATTTTAACTGCTGGACCATCGCGGATTTTTATCTCCAACTATTTTACAACTAATCAAAAAAACAAACTAATAAAGAATGTATTTCATAAAGAAAAAGGCGAGAAGGGTATTTGGGTATGGAAAGAACAAGAATATACTTCCTTTTCTAAATTCCAAAAAGCCTCAAAAAGTGATAACAAATCGAGTTATATAGACCCGAAATATCTTAATGCAAACGAATATGATTTTAGGCTAGAAGAGGATTCGCCTGCAAAAAAAATTGTAGACTAA
- a CDS encoding ABC transporter ATP-binding protein yields MLKLDGINKIFNEGTPDEKIALAEINLHLTPGDFVTIIGSNGAGKSTMMNMISGALTPDFGSVLIDGNNVTGLPEYKRSHFIGRVFQDPMAGTAPTMTIEENLALAYSRNKSRGLRIGVDKKRRQVFKESLEMLGLNLENRLSAKVGLLSGGERQALSLLMATFTKPSILLLDEHTAALDPSRAELITRITKHLVEKDNLTTLMVTHNMQQALDLGNRLIMMDKGQIILEVGEDRKHELTIPDLMAEFERIRGEKMNSDRALLG; encoded by the coding sequence TTGCTTAAATTGGACGGCATTAATAAAATTTTTAATGAAGGTACACCTGATGAAAAAATCGCACTTGCGGAAATAAACCTGCATTTAACGCCAGGTGATTTCGTTACAATTATCGGTAGTAATGGTGCTGGTAAATCAACGATGATGAATATGATTTCAGGCGCGTTAACGCCAGATTTCGGTTCGGTATTAATCGATGGCAATAACGTAACGGGGTTGCCAGAATATAAACGCTCGCATTTTATTGGGCGAGTGTTTCAGGACCCTATGGCGGGGACAGCACCGACAATGACAATTGAAGAAAATTTAGCACTAGCGTATTCTAGAAATAAGAGTCGGGGCTTACGTATCGGCGTTGATAAAAAGCGTCGACAAGTTTTTAAGGAATCATTAGAGATGCTTGGCTTAAATTTGGAAAATCGCCTGTCGGCAAAGGTTGGTCTCCTATCGGGTGGAGAGCGTCAGGCATTATCCCTCTTAATGGCTACGTTTACTAAGCCATCAATTTTATTGCTAGATGAACATACAGCGGCACTCGATCCGTCTCGTGCGGAGCTTATTACGCGCATTACGAAGCATTTAGTTGAAAAAGATAACCTTACAACGCTGATGGTCACACACAATATGCAACAAGCATTGGATTTAGGAAATCGCCTCATTATGATGGATAAAGGTCAAATCATTTTGGAAGTTGGTGAGGATCGTAAACACGAACTAACAATTCCTGATTTAATGGCTGAATTTGAACGCATTCGTGGCGAGAAAATGAATTCAGACCGTGCGTTGCTAGGATAA